The following are encoded in a window of Acetonema longum DSM 6540 genomic DNA:
- a CDS encoding ABC transporter substrate-binding protein has product MRKLVWFITGIWILAVLAAGCSRPAPSQPAPQIPPVKKLTVGMLKLTSSAPLFIGIEKGFFREQGLEIDVKWFEAAHPIAVATASNQVDVGGTGITASLLNMVAGGQNLSIVADKGREEKGYSSSALLVTTDLWNQGVRSIDKLKGKKIGITQTGSTFHYMIGRLLESKGLTLADVELVPLGKLGTLMAALQSKQIDAVIVNEPNITKVLKDGYGKLVAQVGDVIEYQTSGLFFSPGLMQDKETAIRFMKAYIKANRYYYDAALVKKDGKPAPGVNFEEVVTIIAAYTGAPVEDVKLGLPYIDRDGRLLSEDIGRQIEWYTKNKMVEKPLDPKSVYDTSLVDAALQQLK; this is encoded by the coding sequence ATGAGAAAATTAGTTTGGTTTATAACAGGCATCTGGATACTCGCTGTATTGGCAGCCGGTTGTTCCCGGCCGGCGCCTTCCCAGCCGGCGCCTCAGATTCCGCCGGTCAAGAAGCTGACAGTGGGGATGCTGAAACTCACCAGCTCGGCGCCGCTGTTTATCGGCATTGAAAAAGGATTTTTCCGGGAACAGGGATTGGAAATAGACGTCAAGTGGTTTGAGGCGGCCCACCCGATTGCCGTGGCCACGGCCTCCAACCAAGTGGATGTGGGAGGCACCGGCATCACTGCCAGTCTGCTTAACATGGTGGCAGGAGGACAAAACCTGTCCATTGTGGCCGACAAAGGCCGGGAAGAAAAGGGATACTCGTCATCCGCCCTTCTGGTTACAACCGATCTTTGGAATCAGGGCGTTCGATCCATCGATAAACTGAAAGGGAAAAAAATCGGCATTACCCAGACCGGCTCCACCTTCCACTATATGATCGGCCGTTTGCTGGAGAGCAAGGGACTGACTCTGGCTGACGTGGAACTGGTACCCCTGGGCAAACTGGGCACCTTAATGGCTGCGCTCCAGTCCAAACAGATCGATGCCGTGATTGTGAACGAGCCGAATATCACGAAAGTATTAAAAGACGGTTACGGTAAATTGGTGGCTCAGGTCGGCGATGTGATAGAATACCAGACATCAGGTCTTTTCTTCTCGCCCGGGCTGATGCAGGACAAAGAAACTGCCATCCGGTTTATGAAGGCTTACATCAAAGCCAATCGCTACTATTATGATGCCGCCCTGGTGAAAAAGGACGGCAAGCCTGCCCCCGGCGTCAATTTTGAAGAAGTCGTCACGATTATTGCCGCCTATACCGGCGCACCGGTAGAGGACGTCAAGCTGGGCCTGCCCTATATTGACCGGGACGGCCGGCTGCTATCCGAAGATATCGGCCGGCAAATCGAGTGGTATACTAAAAACAAGATGGTGGAAAAGCCGCTGGATCCCAAGAGCGTATATGACAC